CACCTGCACGTTCGCACCCGTGATGTCGACGGTCGCCGCGACGTCGACGTCGCCCGAGATCTCGATCGTGACGTCGCCGTCGGAGGCCGGGTCGAGCGGCGTCGTCGCGCGCGTGTCGATGTCGCCCGAGAGCGCGAGGTCGACCGCGATGTCGCGGTCGGTCTCGAGCGCGGCGGTCGAGCGGATGCTCACGGAGCCGCCGTTCGTGGTGATGGGGCCGGAGATCGTCGCGGTCTGCCCGCCCGTCACGAACGGGTGGCTGACCTTGTCGATCTCGGCCGTCTCGGGGTTGTCGGAGATCGTGATCGCGACGCCGCCGCCCGTCGTCGTGATCGCATTCGAGACGACGAGGTCGTGGCCCGCCTCGATCGCGACGCCGCCGCCCGCGTCGAGGGTCGCGCCGGAGAGCGTCACGTCGCCGCCCTGCGCCTCGAGCACGGTCACGCCGTCGGGCGGGATCGGGTCGCCCTTGTCGTCGAGCTCGTAGGCCGCCGTCGCGAGCAGCTCGACGTTGCCGCCGCCGCTCTCGAGGTCGAGCGGATCGATGCGCGTGTCGATGTCGCCGGTCACGGCGAGGTCGCCGCGGACCGCGTTGGCGATGAACGAGTCGCCGCCGGTCGCGACGTTGCCGTCGACGGTGATGCCGCCGTTCGCGGAGTCGAGCCGCACGATGCCGCCGTTCGCGGTGAGGTCGCCGACGGAGATCGCGTCGCGCGCGTCGACGGTGATGGCGAGGCCGGAGATGCCGACGCCCATCGCCGCGTTCACGCGCGCGCCGCGCAGCAGCACCTGGCCCTTCACGTCGAGCCCGGCGTTCAGGTGCAGGCTCTCGTTCAGCGGGTCGCTCGCGAAGTCGGCCCCCGCGAGCTGCGGCTGGTCGGCGTCGCCGGACTCGAAGTCGAGCGTGAGCGAGAGGTTCGCGTTGGTCGCGTCGGTGATCGCGCCGTCGACGACGATCTGGTTCGCCGCGCGCAGCGTGAGCGTCGACTGCGTCTCGGGGACGACGACCTCGCTCGCGAAGTCGAGCCCCGTCTGGAACGTGATGTTCCCCTCCTCGGTCGAGCTGCGCTCGCTGCGCGCGTTCAGGTACTCGGTCGAGAGCGTGACGTCGATGCCGCGCGCGAGCGCCGTGCGCAGCGACGCGACCTCGATCTCCGAGCTCGCGGCCTCGGGCAGGATGATCGGCGTCCCCGTGATGAAGAGCGCGTTGGCGAGGTCGTCGAGCTCGTCGGTGAGATCGCGCGCGTCGCCGTTCGGGACCGTCTTCGCCGCGACGACGTCGATGTTCGCCGGGTCGAGCAGCCACTCGCCGCCCCTGCCGTTCGCGGCGCCGAGGTCGGGCGTGCCCGCGACCGAGAGCCACTGCTTGCCCGAGGTCTCGACGAAGCCGCCGTCGCCGCCGCGCTCGCCGCCGCGCGCAGAGATCGCGCCGTTCGCGACCGCGACGCCGTCCGACCACACGACGACCTCGCCGCCGTCGCCCGTGACGAGCGCGTCGGCGCGCAGCGTCGAGTCGTCGCTCACGTACGTCAGCTGCGCGTTGCGCGCGTCGCTGCCGTCGGCGAGCGCGCCCTGCACGTCGCCGCCGACGTGGATCGCGCCGCCGCCGCGGCGCCCCGACGCGTCGAGCACGGCGCCGTCGACGAACACCTGGTCGCCGCGGATCTCGATCGTGCCGCCGTCGCGCACCGGCCCGCCCGTCGCGTTCGAGGCGTCGAGCACGCCGCCCACCTGCACGCGGCTTCCCTCGCCGCCTTCGAGCGCGATCTCGCGCGCGCGCACCGTGCCGGCGTTGTGGATGGCGAGCGAGAGCAGGTCGCCCGCGGCCAGGCGCACCGCGCCGCGGCGGCCGGCGTCGAGCGTGCCCGTGTTCTCGACGGCGTAGGCGGTCTGCGCGGCCGCGTCGGGCGCGGCGACGCGCACGACGACGGGGCTCCCGTGCTCGGCGACGATCACCTCGTCGCCCGCGAGCATCCAGATGCGCCCGTTCGGCACGGTGATCGTGCCGTGGTTCGCGACGCTCGCTCCGAGCAATGCGACGGTGCCCGCCTCGATCGTCCCGAAGTTCTCGACGCGTCCCGTGAGGCCGGTGAAGCGGTCGATGCCGGCGACGAAGTCCGCGTCGCCGAGGTTCCCCGCGGCCGCGACGAGCTGGCCGACGTCGACGTACCCGCCGCCGAACGAGATTCCGTAGGGGTTGATGATGTAGACGGCACCGTTCGCGCGGAGCGCGCCCTCGATCTCCGTCGAGTCGGGCCCGGTGACGCGGTTCAGGACGCGCGCGCGCGCGTTCGGCTGCACGAACTCGACGCTCTCGCCGGCGGCGATGTCGAAGTCGGTCCACTCGATGATCGAGCGATTGCTCGCGCGCACCGTCGTGTCGGCGCCGCTGCGCGTGACCGTCACGTTGCCGCGCACGACGCGCTCGCCCGCCGGGCCGGCGAGCGCGGCCTGCGGCACGAGCATCGCGCCGACGAGCAGCCGGGCCAGGGATCGCGTGAGCGGAGTGGTTCGCGTCATCGGGGCTCCGTCCGGCCTTCGATGGCCCGCGGCCATCGTCAGTAGAGCACGCTGAACAGGAAGTGGAACTCGTCGTGGCCCGCGCGCACGCGCGTGTCGTCCGAGCCGGCGCCCGTGAGCGCGTGGCCCCACTCCGCGCGGGCCGTGAAGTTGCTCTTGAACTGGAGCTCGAGGCCGAGCCCCGCGCCGACGAGCGTATCGTCCGTCTCGGAGGCGTTGGTCGTCGCCGCGGCTGAGCTCGCGTTGCGCGTGGGGATCCTGTTGCGGTGGGTGAGGCCGTAGTCGACGAACGCCTTCAGCACGAGGTCCCAGTCCGGCCGGCCGTACACCATCTGCGGCGTGGCGCGGAAGTCGCCGAGGAACGGCACGCGCAGCGGCTCGCGCTGGATGGGCAGCGCGCGCGGCACGTGGAAGCGGTACTCGAACGAGCCGATCACGACGTCGTCGCCCGACGCGACGCTCTGCTCGTAGCCGCGCACGCTGAACAGCCCGCCCGCCACCTGCGATGCCTGCGCGACGAGCCGGTCGCCGAAGGCGTACTGGCCGCGGATGCCGAGCGCGACCTCGTGCGAGAGCGTCGACGTGCTCGGCGACGACGGGTCCTTCCAGTCTTCGGGGAAGAGCAGGGGCTCGAGGTACTGGCTCAGGCCCGCGTCGTAGTGCAGGACCTTCCAGTGCCCTTCGGCATTGCGGCGGCCGAGGTTGTCGAGGTCCTTCGCCGCGATGCCAGAGACGTTGGTCTCGAAGTCGACGGACGCGCGCAGCGTGGACACCTCGTCGATCTTCTCGAGCTCGGCGCCCACGCGCGGCAGCACGAAGAACTCGTGCGCGACGGTCGCGCTCACGCGATTGTCGACGTCGACGTCGCGCAGACCGAGGCCGACGAAGAGGTCGACGAACAAGTCGTGGTGCTGGAAGGCCTGCCAGGTGAGGCGGCCGTCTGCACTCCACTCGTCGCTGCGGATGTCGTCGATGCCGCCGACGTCGAACGCGTTGAACGAGCCGTACGAGGCCGCGAGCCGCCAGCGCAGCGAGTCACTTCCCCACCACGGCACCCAGTCGCGCGGGATCCAGCGCGTGAGCGACTCGTCGTCGGCGCGCGAGCGCAGCCAGGCCGGGCGTTCCGAGCCGAACCACGGCGCCTCGTACGACACGTCGATCGCGTTGACCGCGTCGAGGCCCGCGTTCGTGTAGGCGATGCTCAGGATGTCGTCGCGGCCCGTGAGCTGGCGGTGGACGGCGCCGAGCCGGTGCTGCCACTCGTCCGTGCGCTCGCTGCCCGTGTCGGACGTCTGCGCGTACACGAACCACGGCTTGGCCTCGTTCACGCGCAGGTCGAGCGCGATGCCCTCGCCGTCGCGCGCGCCGGCGAGCACGGCCTCGACGCGGCGGCCCGGGTGGCGGTTCACGCGGAACAGGTAGTCCTCGAGGACGTCCTTGCGGATCACGTCGCTCGTGCCCTCGGTGACGAAGGCGGAGGGCTGGATGGGCGAGCGCAGGCGGATCGCGCGGTGCGCGGGGTTGTCGATGCGCCACTCCTCGGAGACGCGGTCGCCGGCGGCCACCGTGCGCAGCTCGCTCACGCGTCCGATCGACACGACGAGGCGCATCGGCCCGTCGCGGTCGAGGCGGAGGTCGGCCTCGGTGTGGAGGTCGACGTCCTCGCGGTGCGGGCGCACGAAGACGCCGACGAAGCCTTCCTGCTGCACGCGTGCGAGCAGCGCGCGCGCGATCGCGGCGACGGCGCTCGCGTGATAGGTGCCGGCATCCGTGCCGTAGCCGATCTCGACCGTGCGGACGGGCGCGCCGCCCGGCGCGTCCTCGGGAGCCGCGAGACCGGTGGGGAGCTCCGCGAGCTCGACCGGGAGCGGCACGTAGCTCGCGACCGGCGGGAGGCTCGCGCCCTCCGCGAGCCCGGCCTCGTACTCGACGACGAAGCGCTCGACGCGGTAGGCGACCCCGGGATCGGCGGCGGAGGCCGGCGCCGCCGCGAGCAGGGCCGCGGCGCCGAGCAGCGCGCGGGCCAGCGCGCGCACGCGCGGCGCGGCGGCGCGGGCGGACGGGGGCGCGACGCGCGCCGCGTGGCGGGGCAGGGGCATCGAGGGGATCTCGGAGTCAGGGAAGATCGAGGCGCTCGCCCCCGGGCGGAGCCGAGCCGCAGCGAGCGCGCACCATAGCGCGCTTCGCCGGCGCAACCCGGCGTCGCGGCACGATTCCGGACGGCGGTGGCGGCGTCGCCGCGCGCCTGTGCGCGCGGGCCGGACGTGGCTGCGGATCGGCACCGGGCGCGGCTTCCCCCCGGCGCGCTTCGACCCCGCCGCGACGATCGGGTTCGCGCGGCCGAGTCCGCGCGCGTCAAGCCGTGCTCGACACCGACCGATCGGTCGACTACGTTGCGCGCCGCCGTCCGACCGATCGGTCGGCGCCCACCCGCGTTCGAAGCCGTCCCGAGGTGTCCGTCCGTGCCCAGGCCCGCCGCGTCCGCACCGAGCTCGCGCGAGAAGATCCTCGACGTCGCCGAGGCCCTGTTCGCGCGCAGCGGCTATGCGGGCGTCGGCATGCGCGAGGTCGCGCAGCACGCCGGGCTCGGGAAGTCGTCGCTCTTCCATCACTTCGCGACGAAGCCGGCGCTCTACTTCGAGGTGGTCGAGCACGTGCTCGCGCGGATCGCCGCGGGCGTGATGCCGGCGCTCTCGCGCGACGCGGGGGCGGCGGGCCGGCTCGCCGCCGCGAGCGACGCGCTCGTCGACGCGCTGGCCGAGCACCCGACCTCCGCGCCGCTCCTCCTCCGGAGCCTCTTCGAGGCGCATCCGTTCGCGACCGACGCCGCTCCGCCGGAGGCCGCGGCGGGCGACGCGATCCTCGCCGCGATGATCGGCGCCTTCCAGCAGCTCGTGCGCGACGGCATCGCGACCGGCGAGTTCCGCGACGTGTCGGTCGTCGACGCGACGCAGACGCTGATCGGCGCTGCCGTCTTCCACTTCGCCTCGGGCGAGCTCGGCGAGGCCGTGCTCGGCGAGTCGCTGTTCTCGGCGCAGGCCGTCGCGCGCCGCCGCGACGAGCAGCGCGCCTTCTTCCTCCGCGCCCTGCTTCGCGACGCGTCGGGCGTCGCATAGCGAGATCGAACGCGGCGGCGCGCGGCGCCGACCGCCACCGGGAGACCGTCATGGACAAGATCCTCGCCGCCCATCGCCACCAGCTCGGCGCCTTCGAAGTCGTCGACGTCGTCGACGAGGGCGCCATCGCGCGGGTGCGCGAGCACGTCGACGTCGACGTCCCGCTCACGCTCCACTGGACGTGGAGCTACGCGCCCGAGGTCGAGGAGCTGCGGCGCCTCTACGAGAAGGGCAAGGCGGGGCAGTGGAACGCGGAGACCGACGTCGACTGGGACGCGCGCGTCTCGGCCGACGACTGGATCATGAACCCGGAGGCGTCCGCGCTCGCGCAGCTCTGCAAGATGATGGGCAAGGACGAGGCGACGCAGAAGGCGGCCGCCTTCGACGAGGTCGCGTACACGATCTCGCAGCTGCTGCACGGCGAGCAGGCCGCGCTCCAGCTCTGCGGCCAGCTCACCAACCTGTGCGAGGACATCGACCAGAAGCTCTACGCGGCGAGCCAGGTGGTCGACGAGGCGCGCCACATCGAGGTGCTGTCGAAGTTCCTGCAGCGCAAGATGGGCACGCTCTACCCGATCGGCACGACGCTCAAGACGCTCCTCGACATCCTGCTCGAGGCGAAGGGCGTGTCGTACAAGGTGCTCGGCATGCAGACGCTCTTCGAGGGCATGGCCGTCGGCATCATGGACATGATCCGGCGCGAGAGCCGGTGTGCGTTGTTCAGCGACATCCTGCTCCGCGTCGAGGGCGACGAGGCGCGCCACGCGGCGTTCGGCGTGCTGAACATGCGCCGCATCGTGCGCGACGCGTCGACGCAGGAGATGCACCAGATGGAGGACTGGGCGTTCGGCATCCTCGAGACGCTCAACGCCAACCAGCAGCTCGACATGCTGCGCCTGCTCGCGCCGAAGTACGACCTCCAGCCCGAGCTGATCGTCGAGGGCTTCACCAAGCTCCCCGACTTCGCGCAGCTCAACTCGCCGCCGTTCATGCACACCGTCGTTCCGAACCTGCTTCGACTCGGCCTCATCACCGAGCGCACGCAGGAGCACTGGATGCGGCTCGGCATGATGACGGACGCGAAGGGCACGGCGCAGAGCGTGCTGCCGATCGCCGGGTAGGGCGGCCGGCCTCGTGGCCGCGGACTATGCTCGGCCGCCATGCGCGGCGACCAGCTCGCGAGGCAGTGGCAGCTCATCCAGCGGCTCGCGAAGAGCCGCGGCGGCGCCGGGCTCGACGAGCTCGCGGAATCGCTCGGCTGCGTGCGGCGCACCGTCTACCGCGACCTCGACGCGCTCATGTACGCCGGCTTCCCCGTCGTGTCCGAGAAGCGCGACGGGCGCGTCTACTACCGCTTCATCGAGACGTTCGGGCTCGGCGACGTGCCGTTCACGCACGACGAAGTGCTGGCGCTGATCCTCGGCGCCGACCTGCTCGCGACGCTCGAGGGCACGGTCTTCCACGACTCGATGGAGTCCGCGATCTCGAAGATCCGCGCGGGCATGGGGCCGCAGCTCGTCGCCTACCTCGAACGCCTCGGCGAGAGCTTCCGCGTGCTTCCCGGCCCGCACAAACGCTATGCGGAGTTCCGCGAGACGATCCAGGCGCTCAACGACGCCGTGCTCGAGCATCGCCGCGTCGCGATGCGTTACCGCACGGGGCGCACCGGCGAGGTGCGCGAGCGCGAGCTCGACCCGTACCGCGTCTGGTACCGCAGCGGCGGCCTGTACGTCGTCGGCCACGACCACCTGTCGGGCGAGCTGCGCACCTTCGCCGTGAACCGCATCGAGGCCATCGACCTGCTCGACGCGCGCTTCGAGGTCGCGGCGGACTTCGACTTCGAGGCGTTCACGGCGAGCGCCTTCGGCGTGATCTCCGAGCCCGTCTCGCGCGTGCGCATCCGCTTCGACAAGCAGTGGCGCAGCCACGTCGAGGAGCACCGCTGGCACGAGAGCCAGGAGCTCTGCGCGCTCCCCGACGGCGGGGTCGAGCTCGCGATGGAGGTGGGCGGGACGCCCGAGATCCGCAATTGGGTGCTCTCGTTCGGCGCCGGGGCCGAGGTGCTCGAGCCGGCCGCGCTGCGCGACGAGGTGCGCGCCGAGCTCGAGGCCGCCGCCCGCCGCTACGCGTAGAAGCTCTTCCGGGACGCGCGGCCCGGGCGCACTCCGCCGCGGGGCGGGCCGATCCGGCCCGAGCGTTCTAGAAATGAAATTGAATTTCACTTGCAAGATAATGATTCGTTCATGAATCATCGGGGTGGATTCCCAGTGGAGGACACCCCCGATGAGCCCCCGATTCCTGGCTTCCGCCCTCGCCGTGCTCGCCTGTCTCGCCGCGCCCGCTCGCGCGGACGAGGCCGAGGAGGAGCCCGACCCCGCGCCGGTCGCGCTCGGCGAGCGCCTCTTCCTCGAGACGCGCTTCGCCCAGTTCTTCGCCGCGAACGCGGGCGGGAACGTGAACGCGCCGCTCGCCGCGGGCGACCCGGTCGTCGACACGACGCGCACGCCGGACGGCGACCTGCCGGGGCCCTTCGCGGGCGAGTCGATCAACTGTCGCGCCTGCCACCTCGTCGACGAGCAGCTCGACGCGCCGGGCGGGGGCATGCGGACCTACACGGACTTCGCGGTCCGCAGCCCGGTGCCCGCACGCGAAGACGGGCTCGCGGCGACGCCGCGCAACTCGCCGCCGCTCGTCGGCGCGTCGCGGCCGCGCCCGGGCGGTCTCGACCTCCACTTCGACGGCGAGTTCGCGACGATGGAAGGCCTCGTGTTCGGGACGCTCACCGGCCGCAACTACGGCTGGCTCCCGCGCGAGGCCGCGGACGCGGTCGCGCACGTCGCGCGCGTCGTCCGCGAGGACGACGGCACCGGCGCGCTCGCGCAGGAGTTCGGCGGCGCGTACCGGCGCGTGCTCGCCGGCACCGACCCGTCGCTGCCGCCCGAGCTCGTGCTCCCGCCCGAGCTGCGCGTCGACGTCGACTCTGCGAGCGACGGCGAGATCGTCGCCGCGGTCGCGCGCCTGATCGCCGCCTATGCGCTGCAGCTCTCGTTCGCGACCGACGACGACGACGTCTTCGTGGGCTCGCCGTTCGACGCGTTCGTCGCGGCCAACGGCCTGCCGGCGCGGCCGGATCCGGGCGAGGGCCCCGACGACTTCGCGCGGCGCTTCCGGCTCGCGGTCGAGCGGCTCGAGAGCCCGGTCTTCGTCGACGCGGGGCCGTTCGAGTTCCACGACCGCGACTTCGTGTTCGGGCCGCGCGAGCTGCGCGGGCTGCAGGTGTTCGTGACGACGCGTTCGCTCCCCGGCCGCGACGGTGTCGGCAACTGCGCCGCCTGCCACGCGCCGCCCGAGTTCACCGACTTCTCGTTCCACAACACCGGCGTCTCGCAGTCCGCCTACGACGCCGTGCACGGCGCCGGCCGGTTCGCGCGCCTGCGCGTTCCGAGCCTGCGCCGCCGCGAGCGCGAGCCGGCGCGCTGGCTGCCGGCGACGCCGCTCCACCCGGACGCCGCCGAGCCGTTCCGTCGCGTGCCGGAGGCCGGTCGCCCGCTGCGCGCGGACCTCGGGCTGTGGAACGTCTTCGCGAACCCCGACTTCCCGGCGCCGCAGGAGCGCCTCGGCGCGCGGCTGTGCGACGAGGCGCTCGCGCACGCGCCGGCGTCCGTGCAGCGAAGCGCGCGCGTCCGCGCGCGCTGGATCGCGCGCGAGTGCACGGCGCCGCGGCTCCTGCCGACGGCGCTCGCGCGCTTCAAGACGCCGGGGCTCCGCGATCTCGGCCACTCCGCGCCGTACTTCCACGACGGGCAGAGCGCGACGCTCGAGGACGTCGTCCGTTTCTACGACGCGGCGGGCGAGCTCGCGCGGCGCGGCAAGCTGCGCAACGGCGCGCCCGAGCTGCGCGCCATCCGGCTCGACGACGACGACGTCGATGCGCTCGTGCGCTTCCTGATGTCGCTCGACGAGGACTACAGCTAGGCGAGCGCGTCCGGGCGCGCGCCTACCCCCGGAAGAACGCGACGAGCTCGTCCTCCTTCGCCGCCGCGTCCTGGTAGCCGAGGTCGGTCAGCAGGCGCGCATAACGAGCGTCGAAGAGCAGGTAGGAGAGCAGGTCGGCCTCGCGCGCGTCGCGACCGGAGCGGAACGTGCGGAAGAAGAACCGGAGGAAGCGCGACAGCTCGAACGGGCCGTGACGCCCCTGCAGCAGCTCGCCCGCCAGCATGCCGAGGTCGCGCGTCGGGCGCACGACGACGGTGTCGATGCGCTGCAGCGGGCGGCGCCCGTGGCGCGTGAACTCCTCGTTGATGCGGTCGAGGAAGCCCGGCCCGTACGCGAGCACGCCGCTCTCGATGAACGAGTTCACGAGATTGAGCCGCGACAGGTCGGTCTCGATCGGCGCGAGCAGGAGCGCGTTCAGGATCTTGCCGAGCAGGAACATCGGGTTGCCGAAGCCCTGCACGCGCTCCTGCGCGAGGCTCTCCGCGACCTTCGCGGGCTGCGGGTGCGACAGGCCGATCACGAGCACGCGGTTCGCGCCGAGGCGGATCGCCGGCGCGAGCGGCGTGTTGAGGCGCAGCCCGCCGTCGGCGTAGTAGCGCGCGCCGACGCGCACGGCCGGGAAGAGCGCCGGGATCGCCGCGGACGCCAGCGCGTGCACGGGCATGAGCCGGATCGGCTGCATGTGGAAGGTGTCGAGGCTCGCCCACGGCGGCAGCGGGTCCCGCTGCTGCGTGAACACGATCGAGCGACCGGTCGCGATCTGCGTCGCGGCCACGCACACGGCCTCGACGTGGCCGGCCTCGATGTTGGTGCGGATGTCGCGCCACGGGATCGCGTCGAGCACGAGCTTCTCGAGCGGCTCGGTGTCGAGCAGTCCGTAGAGGCGGTCGGGGCGCTGGCCCGCGCGCAGCTGCTCGGCGACGCGCCGCAGCCCGAGCAGGCGGCGCGGCAGCGACAGCACGTCCGCGCCCTTGACGCGGAACACCTCGTCGACGCGCAGGTGCTCCCAGATGCGGGCGAGCCGCTCGCCGCGCTCCTCGCCGCCGTCGGCCGTCGCCGCGAGGAAGCAGGCGTGGATGGCGCCCACCGACGTGCCGCAGACGATGTCGAACTCGGGGCGGAGGTCGTGGCGCCGCGGCAGCTCCTCGACGATGAAACGCAGCACGCCCGCCTCGTAGGCGCCGCGCGCGCCACCGCCCGACAGGACGATCGCGCGCTTCGGCGCCCCGCCGGCGGGCGCGAGGTCAGCTGCTGACGCGCTCGGTGTAGGCACCCGTTCGCGTGTCGATGCGCAGGACGTCCCCTTCCTTGATGAACAGGGGGACCTGGATCTCGGCTCCGGTCTCGAGGGTGGCGGGCTTCGTGGCGCCGGAGCTCGTGTCGCCCTTGAGGCCCGGATCGCTCTTCGTCACGAGCAGCTCCACGAACTGCGGCAGCTCGATGTTCACCGGCTTGCCGTTCCACAGGAGCACGTCGACCTCGGTGTTCTCCTTGAGCAGCAGCACGTGGTCGCCGACGCCCGCCTCGGGGATGGGCATCTGGTCGTACGTCTGCGTGTCCATGAACACCAGGTTCTCGCCGTCGCGGTAGAGGTACTGCATGGTCCTCTCCTCGACGTTGGCCTCCTCGGCCTTCTCGCCGGAGCGGAACGTCCGCTCGAGCACCTTGCCGTTGATCAGGTTCTTCACCTTCGTGCGCACGAACGCGCCGCCCTTGCCGGGCTTCACGTGCTGGAAGTACGTGATGACGAACGGCTGACCGTCGAGCTCGAGCTTGAGGCCGTTGCGGAACTGCGAGGTGTCGACCGTGGGCATGCGGACTCCTGGTGGCGGGGGAGCATAGCGGCGAACCGCGTCGCCGTGGCAACGAGAAACGCGCCCGGGGCGCGAGCCCCGGGCGCGTCGTGTCCACTCGCGCGCGCATCGCGTGCGACGCGCGCGTGCCTTCGAGGCTAGGCGCCCTTCGCCGTCTTCACCGCGGCCGTCAGCGCCGGCACCACCTCGAACAGGTCGCCGACGACGCCGAGGTCGGCGACCTCGAAGATCGGGGCGTCGGGATCCTTGTTGATCGCGATGACGTAGTTCGAGCCCTTCATGCCGACGAGGTGCTGGATGGCGCCCGAGATGCCGCACGCGATGTACAGCTTCGGCGACACGATCTGGCCCGACGAGCCGACCTGGTACGGGTGCGGCAGCCAGCCGGCGTCGACGACGGGGCGCGACGCACCCATCGCACCGCCGAGCGCGTCGGCGAGCGGCTGGATCACTTCCGGGAACTTCTCCGGCGCGCCGACGCCGCGGCCGCCCGAGACGATGATCTCGGCCTTCGTGAGGTCGACGCCCTTCGACTCGGCGACCTTGATCTCGACGAACTTCGCGCGCGCGCCCGAGGCGTCGACCGCGAGCGGCTTCGTCGAGCCCGCCGCGCCGCTCTCCGCGGCCGCGCACGCGCCCGGCTGCACGGTCGCGACGGCCTTGCCGCCCGTCGACGCGAGCTCGGCGTCGAGCTTGCCGTTGAACATCCGGCGCTTGAACGCGAAGCCCGCGCCCGCCGCCTCGATCGAGAAGCAGTCGGACACGAACGCGGCGTCGAGGCCGGCCGCGATGCGCGGCGCGACGTCCCAGCCCTGCGGCGTGTTCGAGAGCAGCACGAGGTCGGCGCCCGTGGCGTCGACGGCCGCGCGGATCGCGGCGTTCCACAGGTCGACGTTGTAGTTGGCGAAGGCCGCGTCGTCGACGACGTAGGTCTCGCCGCCGCCCTTGCCCGCGAACGCGTTCGCGGCGTCGCCGACGCCGCTGCCGATGACGACGCTCTTCACGTCGCCGCCGATCTTGCCCGCGAGCGTGATGAGCTCGTAGCTCGCCTCGCGGATCTTGCCGTTCGCCACTTCCGCAACGATGAGGATGGTGCCCATCGAGTTCGTCCTCCGGTCGGGCCCCGCTAGAGGAGCCCGAGCTCCTTGATCTTGCCGACCAGGCCGGCGACGACCTGCTCCGTGTTGCCCTCGAGGATCGTCGCGCCCTGGCCCTTCGGCGGCGAGTAGATCTTCCCGATCTTCACCTTCGCGCCGAGGTCGGACACGCCGAGGTCGCCCGCCGTCTTGACGTCGACCGGCTTCTTCTTCGCCTGCATGATGCCCTTGAGCGACGCGTAGCGGACCTGGTTGGCGCCGGTCTGGATCGCGACGAGCGCGGGCGTCGGCAGGTCGACGACCTCGAACGCGCCGCCTTCGAGCTCGCGCTCGCAGCGGATCGAGCCCGCGGACAGCTCCGACTTCGTCACGCCCGTGGCCGACGGGAGGCCGAGCAGCTCGGCGAGCATGGGCGGCAC
This genomic interval from Myxococcota bacterium contains the following:
- a CDS encoding electron transfer flavoprotein subunit beta/FixA family protein — its product is MKVMVCLKQVPHSDAKLDIDGSGTWINESNIKFEINSYDTYALEEALQIKDKAADTEVVVVSIGPDRVTQALRTALGMGADRGIHVKDADAAASDALGVAKVLAAVAKAESPDLVFTGLMSDDSNFSAVPPMLAELLGLPSATGVTKSELSAGSIRCERELEGGAFEVVDLPTPALVAIQTGANQVRYASLKGIMQAKKKPVDVKTAGDLGVSDLGAKVKIGKIYSPPKGQGATILEGNTEQVVAGLVGKIKELGLL
- a CDS encoding patatin-like phospholipase family protein, giving the protein MPTPSASAADLAPAGGAPKRAIVLSGGGARGAYEAGVLRFIVEELPRRHDLRPEFDIVCGTSVGAIHACFLAATADGGEERGERLARIWEHLRVDEVFRVKGADVLSLPRRLLGLRRVAEQLRAGQRPDRLYGLLDTEPLEKLVLDAIPWRDIRTNIEAGHVEAVCVAATQIATGRSIVFTQQRDPLPPWASLDTFHMQPIRLMPVHALASAAIPALFPAVRVGARYYADGGLRLNTPLAPAIRLGANRVLVIGLSHPQPAKVAESLAQERVQGFGNPMFLLGKILNALLLAPIETDLSRLNLVNSFIESGVLAYGPGFLDRINEEFTRHGRRPLQRIDTVVVRPTRDLGMLAGELLQGRHGPFELSRFLRFFFRTFRSGRDAREADLLSYLLFDARYARLLTDLGYQDAAAKEDELVAFFRG
- the efp gene encoding elongation factor P encodes the protein MPTVDTSQFRNGLKLELDGQPFVITYFQHVKPGKGGAFVRTKVKNLINGKVLERTFRSGEKAEEANVEERTMQYLYRDGENLVFMDTQTYDQMPIPEAGVGDHVLLLKENTEVDVLLWNGKPVNIELPQFVELLVTKSDPGLKGDTSSGATKPATLETGAEIQVPLFIKEGDVLRIDTRTGAYTERVSS
- a CDS encoding WYL domain-containing protein, whose amino-acid sequence is MRGDQLARQWQLIQRLAKSRGGAGLDELAESLGCVRRTVYRDLDALMYAGFPVVSEKRDGRVYYRFIETFGLGDVPFTHDEVLALILGADLLATLEGTVFHDSMESAISKIRAGMGPQLVAYLERLGESFRVLPGPHKRYAEFRETIQALNDAVLEHRRVAMRYRTGRTGEVRERELDPYRVWYRSGGLYVVGHDHLSGELRTFAVNRIEAIDLLDARFEVAADFDFEAFTASAFGVISEPVSRVRIRFDKQWRSHVEEHRWHESQELCALPDGGVELAMEVGGTPEIRNWVLSFGAGAEVLEPAALRDEVRAELEAAARRYA
- a CDS encoding TetR/AcrR family transcriptional regulator, with translation MPRPAASAPSSREKILDVAEALFARSGYAGVGMREVAQHAGLGKSSLFHHFATKPALYFEVVEHVLARIAAGVMPALSRDAGAAGRLAAASDALVDALAEHPTSAPLLLRSLFEAHPFATDAAPPEAAAGDAILAAMIGAFQQLVRDGIATGEFRDVSVVDATQTLIGAAVFHFASGELGEAVLGESLFSAQAVARRRDEQRAFFLRALLRDASGVA
- a CDS encoding ferritin-like domain-containing protein, with protein sequence MDKILAAHRHQLGAFEVVDVVDEGAIARVREHVDVDVPLTLHWTWSYAPEVEELRRLYEKGKAGQWNAETDVDWDARVSADDWIMNPEASALAQLCKMMGKDEATQKAAAFDEVAYTISQLLHGEQAALQLCGQLTNLCEDIDQKLYAASQVVDEARHIEVLSKFLQRKMGTLYPIGTTLKTLLDILLEAKGVSYKVLGMQTLFEGMAVGIMDMIRRESRCALFSDILLRVEGDEARHAAFGVLNMRRIVRDASTQEMHQMEDWAFGILETLNANQQLDMLRLLAPKYDLQPELIVEGFTKLPDFAQLNSPPFMHTVVPNLLRLGLITERTQEHWMRLGMMTDAKGTAQSVLPIAG
- a CDS encoding electron transfer flavoprotein subunit alpha/FixB family protein; the protein is MGTILIVAEVANGKIREASYELITLAGKIGGDVKSVVIGSGVGDAANAFAGKGGGETYVVDDAAFANYNVDLWNAAIRAAVDATGADLVLLSNTPQGWDVAPRIAAGLDAAFVSDCFSIEAAGAGFAFKRRMFNGKLDAELASTGGKAVATVQPGACAAAESGAAGSTKPLAVDASGARAKFVEIKVAESKGVDLTKAEIIVSGGRGVGAPEKFPEVIQPLADALGGAMGASRPVVDAGWLPHPYQVGSSGQIVSPKLYIACGISGAIQHLVGMKGSNYVIAINKDPDAPIFEVADLGVVGDLFEVVPALTAAVKTAKGA